The following are encoded in a window of Plasmodium vivax chromosome 10, whole genome shotgun sequence genomic DNA:
- a CDS encoding hypothetical protein (encoded by transcript PVX_079915A): MDYTLNDDWIMRRNKIFCDVINNLVTTFYEIQYKFFFVKSELLHINETINHVDILRSIEYNLFHVIITFVIDCKALYNLKNAINKTFQVSDRSRVSYYYYLFEHEKFMELFKKLEACMIGCQKLNTYLSRQIDRLKNNMAITKCNHT, from the coding sequence ATGGATTACACCCTTAATGACGACTGGATCATGAGGAGGAACAAGATATTTTGCGACGTTATAAATAACCTAGTGACGACCTTCTACGAGATTCAGTACAAATTCTTCTTCGTGAAGAGTGAACTCCTGCACATAAATGAAACCATAAATCACGTGGACATACTCCGGAGCATCGAGTATAACCTGTTTCACGTAATCATCACATTCGTCATCGATTGTAAAGCTTTATATAACCTGAAGAATGCAATTAACAAAACATTCCAGGTGTCCGATCGAAGCCGCGTCTCCTACTATTACTACCTCTTTGAGCATGAGAAGTTTATggagctttttaaaaagttggaGGCCTGTATGATAGGGTGTCAGAAGCTAAACACCTATCTGTCGCGCCAAATTGATAGACTGAAGAATAACATGGCTATAACGAAGTGCAACCATACGTGA
- a CDS encoding hypothetical protein, conserved (encoded by transcript PVX_079910A): MFFSLFSLLNVWALIKKLCAGQKAAEKAANNAADNAANNAAKIAADNAEKMAADISGDISEETRDIVIRIAREAAMACIFEFMKEGAARDALIGKAFDVELKEDLKVVTENCGVHMRFHPDDSSCSESDWVENEQKDALIDSEPVPFRDYSITSVMDDPNHELESVVIMHFNSSEDEAESESKSADGHSEDSLSCLDLSWTNSTAYSMESTNPSLAYSEEHLLEGVKELFIDEKEKFICRVKFMKNKIEDKFMRFRKLFNEGPVDYAESSQDSLRYSSEDEMECVEDLMSFIEHALDQVTQRYVTASPGAGELVELPSEGSADCTVESGKPFLRGAAEYDLSGVRKLFNESSKASKMIGSTLMSTAAEYELSGVRQLFIESSKTEKNINTRLMSTVSECDLSGVRQLFIESEKAFKKVGTTLMSTAAEYDLSGVRQLFNESAKRAEEIFALVCTDVTEHNLRTLLALFRRPALPSRNHSAQLLAVPNDGVSSALCLPSSRGFFHCAWSTQYCAVRNIGQASCSFTFQYVNGQKYDLYKLFCNVEIEYNFERGLIRKRKSFYRITMGRDGLKEERDNCEEIMKGPFYPRCMKINLEDVGVPCEIEQRVQSEYARGWRYRNRCSIEKQCVRGNGNGNGDGGGKEGGNGQGNDNAGGGGYSSGGSSSSDEGSSSSDDQRLFGDESSSSEDEQPEEERLQVENIIEEESEEIDQQLELPEDLSRSILLWSSQAVPCEDSLKREDAVGDSAYMLCGEGPTQGEEEDLPSKNEGEMERNDVRNGFKGNACSEGVKREEESLKREDNFKREDDLQGGEELKEEDSFKGGDTAPASSPKLPGDADIATESGDLAGEDDLKREDDLKKEEDFKREVPEDETAHFLQRSSDVTNEQSGVQEDPAKSAESAESAGSSSFTIPPWKMQSCSGAYTPCGLFDGVDLGSFAIVREVVAEEVAPEVVASEVIAAEVVAAEEVAAEEVAAEIIPAALGGPSDGADSDSNTHADEAKGDIKGGANAEEKGLSSDETCSDVSDNDDSTMVYEDSDLEQETEHRKKVLVPVYEEANADVVNGMYNRAYYTLPDVGQMPEDTKLKSMKSMYINRPTEVRKRIYKKYADKEAGKKWKEVSTVLNYTEKIVLEILSCLEKNDRFSSHYSTRYYYAKRIHGIYPEYRFSRCKAVSRFFHKLPLNPIREQFRDDYLETECEKVDGEMQFRSFKEIIKIYRTSVLRIMCSIRNAIADVKCDDMKSKIKEYREMYRTCTKESDDIYAEDHPYIVGLKKIDEHFSELREIIFKGRHIIDFYDYKMDRIIRTYESHLCYSYRFVRYWLHIFSRFFISQVQVWQLPQELPCQLFQKYEHGEEFILLRRMVRDSMFRYKECIEDGRFKPHIFEDMDSLRNTYFIYKYTRIFYDQLCIGFKKMRGIPVERVNDIFSEICLVVYKTVPSNGIVDQLSRIVMLVYSKDPPAWLSINDLENLLFDDDEEEECDCAAADGAETITGEEAKVEASHEAGDKNEGTNDSSVVDDVQKGDITSGEGQAASNCSPHSCPATEPHAVEPVPHTSNDAANVSAEKGAIKYEPCPCMNASAPEASAPQDGAGHIQGGVQISHREGGYIGEHPLPVVKQEPTGDVERNSALLSTTPAAVVGSGSALPSTTPAAVVERNSAALSPIPAAVGNSSAFLPSTPAAAVGSGSALLSSTPAAVVERNLVLLSPIPAAVGNSSAFLPSAPAAVVERNSAFFPSAHAAVVGNGSAFLPLTPMAAAQNWGFSAHKQDTFSQSRETSMAQRTMESAKSEDMCPNNGSSEGRQNGLSFFALAQAPTADTNLKRTLGSSFGNYDHGGAMNGERDHNIKKSFTLGNAINNGYSINNQNNAGVPNALAFIPRNYDLCRQELSAFKQNRRGICTLDSGDNNPRDKLFKSETTQNQCVFNSRTGTWEEAKSENAFFKGEVQEKSQNLFHLANPSKQDDNIVQGNMADNFSKPLGFTQMNSSHMGGLSRPPGVSSFSSGHMDLPSKPLGFSALNRSLVDLPSKQMGSTPPGNNNLDNLSRLLGFSPLISSRVESPSKPLGLNSLGSNSQENSSKPFGLSSYGNNSQENPSKDLGFSSLNRSLVDLPSKSLGFNSLGSNSQENPSKDLGFSSLNSGHMDLPSKSLGFSTLNRSQLDSLSRPLGVNSFGNNSLDNPSKPFGLSSYGNNSQENPSKDLGFSSLNRSLVDLPSKSLGFNSLNSSHVENPSKLLRLNSYGNNNQENPSKDLGFSSLNSNQVNLPSRTLGLNSYGNNSQDFPSKDLGFNALNRSHVDLPSKSLGLNSYGNNSLDFPSKPLGSNSLGDNSLDNPSKPFGLNSFGNNNQENQSKDLGFNALNRSHVDIPSTPLGFNSFGNNSQENPSKPLGLNSYVNNSLDLPSKPLGLSALSSSHMDRPWKPLGLNSFGTNSQENPSKDLGFSSLTSSHMDLPSKPLGFNSFGNNSQENPSKDLGFSALNRSHVDSLSRPLGLNSYGNNSQENPSKDLGFSALNRSHVDSLSRPLGLNSYGNSNQENPSKDLGFSALNSSHMDLPWKPLGYNSFGNNSQENPSKDFGFSAINRSLVDLPSNPLGLTQLHDSHVDNTSRPLGLSHGILSSGDKLNNVDQERGITENTNTWTLSRGVSESNNNIEDAPLHVESNQGNLDSHSFPDEDMCNSQKEENGHESNVNSWPLSRGFFHFANESRPHDSSASRLNNMDGEILQESLNTTESLSICDRIDVEEKQAAEDALEGEPVEEEQAAVDALEGESVKGQKEKLALLAREAVEALAERKARKARKEQEALLARKAQLAVLAREAVEELAAKKERKARKEKLALLAREAQLAVLAREAQLAVLAREAVEELANRKERKARKEKLALLAKEAVAELAAKKERKARKEQAAVLSIEAEAPKEAKLSIMEKPAALAKEEVAAHAEMKEKKAKEEVLAEEAKVVPDATAAIVAKTKGNKEAGTKNRKKRTMEGEAETPQESSSSGSDEVSPSARKVRRKLVQKPATEDEAAKVEEAAKVEEAAKVEEVAKVEEEAKVEEAANVEEAAKAEEEAKVEEAAEAAEEANVEEAAEAAEEPKVSVQIQCYLQRTKCDGKTSATESSEKSVRCKRFHSKMAGALEDCSDWLIFKKRETCKGIEVELSKAANGVSGESDEREESNESEERKESNERKENGTVCNTNISANGKEDNSAQKAAPPADETCAKNGEAQNVKVTCPRRATKDSIVRKKHVGHFNLSVDRIRMRKRNIANKKASIQKGTAESAVKEPMSNEKEEEADEVTPAVEAVNKAPSTQNTHISAPAQDKEAGQPEVTAEAAKRPRRAKGSKPTAHKHPYSRRNCNLSKDRIFGKAKYQKK; this comes from the coding sequence AtgttcttctccctcttcagctTGCTGAACGTGTGGGCTcttattaaaaagttgtGTGCTGGCCAAAAGGCGGCAGAGAAAGCGGCCAACAACGCGGCAGATAACGCGGCAAACAACGCGGCAAAAATCGCAGCAGACAACgcggaaaaaatggcagCAGATATCTCAGGAGACATCTCGGAAGAAACCAGAGATATCGTCATAAGGATCGCGCGGGAAGCCGCAATGGCGTGCATATTTGAATTCATGAAGGAAGGTGCAGCGAGAGATGCCCTTATAGGAAAGGCATTCGATGTCGAGCTAAAGGAAGATCTAAAGGTTGTGACTGAAAACTGTGGTGTTCACATGCGCTTCCACCCAGATGATTCCTCCTGTAGCGAGTCAGACTGGGTTGAGAATGAGCAAAAGGATGCTCTCATTGATTCTGAGCCGGTTCCTTTTAGGGATTACTCCATTACCTCGGTGATGGATGACCCCAATCATGAATTAGAAAGTGTAGTAATTATGCATTTTAATAGTTCAGAGGATGAGGCAGAGAGTGAAAGCAAATCTGCAGATGGTCATTCTGAGGATTCACTTTCCTGTTTGGATCTGTCGTGGACAAATAGTACGGCCTATTCTATGGAGAGTACGAATCCGTCCTTGGCATATTCCGAAGAGCACCTCTTAGAAGGTGTAAAGGAGTTGTTCATTgatgaaaaggagaaatttaTATGTCGcgtaaaatttatgaaaaacaaaattgaagataAATTTATGCGATTTAGGAAACTGTTCAACGAAGGTCCAGTGGACTATGCGGAAAGCTCCCAGGATTCGCTGAGGTATAGTTCGGAGGACGAAATGGAGTGTGTAGAGGATCTGATGAGCTTTATAGAGCACGCGTTGGACCAAGTTACTCAGCGGTATGTAACTGCTTCCCCCGGTGCAGGGGAACTCGTCGAGTTGCCGTCGGAAGGCTCTGCTGACTGCACGGTGGAGAGTGGCAAGCCGTTCCTCAGGGGTGCGGCGGAGTATGATTTGAGCGGCGTTAGGAAGCTCTTCAATGAGTCTTCAAAAGCGTCCAAAATGATTGGCAGCACGCTGATGAGCACTGCTGCCGAGTATGAATTGAGCGGCGTTAGACAGCTCTTCATCGAGTCTtcaaaaacagaaaaaaatattaacaccAGATTGATGAGCACTGTTTCTGAGTGTGACTTGAGCGGCGTCAGACAGCTCTTCATCGAGTCTGAAAAAGCGTTTAAAAAGGTTGGCACCACGCTGATGAGCACTGCTGCCGAGTATGACTTGAGCGGCGTTAGGCAGCTCTTCAACGAGTCTGCTAAACGCGCGGAGGAAATTTTCGCCCTTGTCTGTACCGATGTCACAGAGCACAACTTGAGGACCCTTTTGGCACTTTTCAGAAGGCCTGCTTTGCCCTCCAGAAATCATTCGGCTCAGTTGCTGGCTGTTCCCAATGATGGAGTAAGTAGCGCCCTCTGTTTGCCCAGTTCAAGGGGATTCTTTCATTGTGCTTGGAGTACACAGTACTGCGCGGTGAGAAACATCGGCCAGGCGTCATGCTCTTTTACTTTTCAGTATGTTAATGGCCAGAAGTACGACTTGTATAAGCTTTTTTGCAACGTGGAAATTGAATATAATTTTGAAAGGGGACTCATTAGGAAGAGAAAATCTTTTTATAGGATCACAATGGGAAGAGATGGACTGAAGGAAGAAAGGGATAATTGTGAGGAAATAATGAAGGGACCATTTTACCCCAGgtgtatgaaaataaatctgGAGGATGTCGGAGTTCCCTGCGAAATTGAGCAAAGAGTCCAATCTGAGTATGCACGTGGGTGGAGATACAGGAACAGGTGTTCTATTGAAAAACAGTGTGTAAGAGGAAATGGGAATGGAAACGGAGATGGAGGCGGAAAGGAAGGTGGAAACGGACAGGGAAATGATAACGCCGGAGGGGGTGGTTATTCAAGTGGGGGAAGCTCTTCTTCAGATGAGGGGAGCTCATCTTCGGATGACCAACGTCTCTTCGGTGACGAAAGTTCGTCAAGTGAAGATGAACAGCCCGAAGAAGAAAGGTTACAGGTGGAAAATATAATCGAAGAGGAGAGTGAGGAAATAGACCAACAGTTAGAGCTGCCCGAGGACCTCTCTCGCAGCATTCTGTTGTGGAGTTCTCAGGCGGTTCCTTGTGAGGACAGcctaaaaagggaagatgcTGTAGGTGACAGTGCGTATATGCTGTGTGGGGAAGGACCTACGcagggagaagaggaggatttgccctcaaaaaatgaaggggaaaTGGAAAGGAACGATGTGCGCAATGGTTTTAAGGGGAACGCGTGCAGCGAGGGTGTGAAGAGAGAGGAGGAGAGCCTCAAAAGGGAGGACAACTTCAAGAGGGAGGACGACCtccaggggggagaagaactTAAAGAGGAGGATAGcttcaaagggggggacACTGCGCCAGCATCTTCCCCAAAGCTACCCGGGGACGCGGACATTGCGACCGAGAGCGGTGACTTAGCAGGGGAGGATGACTTAAAGAGGGAGGATGACTtaaagaaggaggaggacttCAAAAGGGAAGTCCCCGAGGACGAAACTGCCCATTTTCTACAGCGCAGTAGCGATGTCACGAATGAGCAGAGTGGCGTACAGGAGGATCCCGCGAAAAGCGCGGAAAGCGCGGAAAGCGCGGGAAGCAGCTCATTTACGATTCCCCCGTGGAAGATGCAGAGCTGCAGCGGCGCGTACACGCCTTGCGGGCTATTCGACGGTGTCGATTTGGGCTCCTTCGCAATTGTGCGGGAGGTGGTCGCAGAGGAGGTAGCTCCAGAGGTGGTAGCTTCAGAGGTGATCGCTGCAGAGGTGGTCGCTGCAGAGGAGGTCGCTGCAGAGGAGGTCGCTGCTGAGATTATCCCTGCCGCTCTTGGCGGGCCCAGCGATGGCGCCGACTCGGACAGCAACACGCATGCGGACGAGGCCAAGGGCGacataaaagggggggccAACGCGGAGGAGAAAGGCCTCTCGAGCGACGAAACGTGCTCAGATGTGAGCGACAATGACGACAGCACCATGGTGTATGAAGATAGCGATTTGGAACAAGAGACTGAGCACAGGAAAAAGGTCTTGGTGCCAGTATACGAAGAAGCAAACGCGGATGTTGTAAACGGCATGTACAATAGAGCATACTACACCCTTCCAGATGTAGGCCAAATGCCAGAGGATACAAAACTTAAGAGCATGAAAAGCATGTACATCAATCGCCCAACGGAAGTGCGTAAgaggatatataaaaagtatgCAGACAAGGAAGcgggcaaaaaatggaaggaagTTTCAACTGTCCTAAAttatacagaaaaaattgtattagAGATTCTTTCCTGCTTGGAAAAGAATGACAGATTTTCTTCACATTATTCAACCCGTTATTATTATGCAAAAAGGATCCATGGGATTTACCCCGAGTATCGTTTCTCTAGGTGTAAAGCAGTCTCTCGCTTTTTCCACAAGTTGCCACTGAATCCAATTCGTGAGCAGTTTAGGGATGATTACCTAGAGACTGAGTGTGAGAAGGTTGACGGGGAGATGCAGTTCCGCTCCTTTAAGGAGATTATAAAGATATACAGGACGAGCGTCCTGCGTATTATGTGCTCCATTAGAAATGCCATAGCAGATGTCAAATGTGATGACatgaaaagcaaaattaagGAGTACAGGGAGATGTATAGAACGTGTACTAAGGAGTCAGATGATATTTATGCAGAAGATCATCCGTATATTGTAGgccttaaaaaaattgatgaacATTTTTCGGAGCTTAGGGAGATCATTTTTAAGGGTCGTCACATAATCGATTTTTACGATTATAAAATGGACCGAATTATTAGGACCTATGAATCGCATTTGTGCTACAGCTACAGATTTGTACGTTACtggcttcacattttttccagATTTTTTATTAGCCAAGTGCAAGTGTGGCAACTGCCCCAGGAGTTACCCTGCCAGCTGTTTCAAAAGTATGAACATGGGGAAGAGTTCATTTTGCTCCGCAGAATGGTGAGGGACTCCATGTTCAGGTACAAGGAGTGTATAGAAGACGGGCGATTCAAGCCGCATATATTTGAAGATATGGACTCTCTACGTAATACGTACTTCATTTACAAGTACACGCGGATTTTCTACGACCAGTTATGTATTGGGTTTAAAAAGATGAGGGGCATTCCTGTGGAGAGGGTTAACGATATATTCAGTGAAATCTGTCTGGTGGTGTACAAAACGGTTCCCTCGAATGGTATAGTGGACCAGCTCAGCCGAATCGTCATGCTGGTTTACTCGAAGGACCCTCCCGCCTGGCTCAGCATTAACGACCTGGAAAATCTGCTCTtcgacgatgatgaggaggaggagtgCGACTGCGCTGCAGCAGATGGCGCTGAAACTATcacaggggaagaagccaaggTCGAAGCGAGCCACGAGGCTGGGGACAAAAACGAAGGAACGAATGACTCATCCGTTGTGGATGATGTGCAGAAAGGGGACATCACCAGTGGTGAGGGCCAAGCTGCGAGCAACTGCTCCCCACATAGTTGCCCAGCGACTGAGCCACACGCGGTAGAGCCCGTACCACACACCTCCAATGATGCGGCGAACGTATCGGCGGAGAAAGGAGCGATCAAGTATGAACCCTGTCCGTGCATGAATGCATCCGCACCAGAGGCAAGTGCCCCACAGGATGGTGCAGGACACATACAAGGAGGGGTCCAAATCAGTCACCGTGAGGGCGGTTATATTGGAGAGCACCCCTTGCCGGTTGTCAAGCAGGAACCCACGGGGGATGTCGAGCGTAACTCGGCGTTACTATCCACCACGCCTGCTGCGGTTGTCGGTAGTGGCTCAGCTTTGCCATCCACCACACCTGCTGCGGTTGTCGAGCGTAATTCGGCCGCGTTATCTCCCATACCTGCTGCGGTTGGGAATAGCTCGGCCTTTTTACCCTCCACACCTGCGGCGGCTGTCGGTAGTGGCTCAGCTTTGTTATCCTCCACGCCTGCGGCGGTTGTTGAGCGTAATTTGGTCTTGTTATCTCCCATACCTGCTGCGGTTGGGAATAGCTCGGCCTTCTTACCCTCAGCACCTGCGGCGGTTGTCGAGCGTAACTCGGCCTTCTTTCCCTCCGCACATGCGGCGGTTGTCGGTAATGGCTCAGCCTTCTTACCCCTCACGCCCATGGCTGCTGCCCAAAACTGGGGATTCTCCGCCCATAAACAGGATACATTTTCACAGAGCCGCGAAACTTCCATGGCGCAAAGGACCATGGAAAGTGCCAAAAGTGAAGATATGTGTCCAAATAATGGATCATCCGAAGGTAGGCAAAACGGGTTAAGCTTCTTCGCCCTCGCCCAGGCACCAACTGCAGACACGAATCTGAAGAGAACCCTGGGAAGCTCATTCGGAAATTACGATCATGGTGGAGCAATGAATGGAGAAAGGGAccacaatataaaaaagagcTTCACTTTGGGTAATGCCATAAACAATGGATACAGCATTAACAATCAAAATAATGCAGGTGTACCAAACGCATTGGCATTTATCCCAAGGAATTATGATTTGTGCAGGCAGGAGCTATCCGCATTTAAGCAGAACAGAAGGGGCATCTGTACTCTGGACTCTGGAGACAACAACCCCAGAGACAAACTGTTTAAGAGCGAGACAACGCAGAATCAGTGCGTGTTCAATAGCCGCACAGGCACATGGGAAGAAGCTAAAAGTGAGAATGCGTTTTTCAAGGGCGAGGTGCAGGAGAAGAGTCAAAACCTTTTCCATCTCGCTAATCCCTCCAAGCAGGATGATAACATTGTGCAGGGGAATATGGCGGACAATTTTTCCAAGCCATTGGGATTTACCCAAATGAACAGCAGCCATATGGGCGGCTTATCGAGACCACCGGGGGTAAGCTCCTTCAGCAGTGGCCACATGGACCTCCCATCAAAACCACTGGGATTTAGCGCTCTTAACAGAAGCCTCGTGGACCTCCCATCAAAACAAATGGGATCTACCCCCCCTGGCAATAACAACCTGGACAACCTATCAAGGTTGTTGGGATTTAGCCCCCTCATCAGTAGCCGAGTGGAGAGCCCCTCAAAACCCTTGGGACTTAACTCCCTTGGCAGCAACAGCCAGGAGAACTCATCAAAGCCATTCGGACTTAGCTCCTATGGCAACAACAGCCAGGAGAACCCATCGAAGGACTTGGGATTTAGCTCCCTTAACAGAAGCCTCGTGGACCTCCCATCAAAATCACTGGGATTTAACTCCCTTGGCAGCAACAGCCAGGAGAACCCATCGAAGGACTTGGGATTTAGCTCCCTTAACAGTGGCCATATGGACCTCCCATCAAAATCACTGGGATTTAGCACTCTTAACAGAAGCCAATTGGACAGCCTATCAAGACCACTTGGAGTTAACTCCTTTGGCAATAACAGCCTGGACAACCCATCAAAGCCATTCGGACTTAGCTCCTATGGCAACAACAGCCAGGAGAACCCCTCGAAGGACTTGGGATTTAGCTCCCTTAACAGAAGCCTCGTGGATCTCCCATCAAAATCACTGGGATTTAACTCCCTTAACAGTAGCCACGTGGAGAATCCCTCAAAATTATTGAGACTTAACTCCTATGGCAACAACAACCAGGAAAACCCATCGAAGGACTTGGGATTTAGCTCTCTTAACAGTAACCAGGTGAACCTCCCATCAAGGACTCTGGGACTTAACTCCTATGGCAATAACAGCCAGGATTTCCCATCGAAAGACCTTGGATTTAACGCTCTTAACAGAAGCCACGTGGACCTCCCGTCAAAATCACTGGGACTTAACTCCTATGGAAATAACAGCCTGGATTTCCCATCAAAACCCTTGGGATCTAACTCCCTTGGCGATAACAGCCTGGACAATCCATCCAAGCCATTCGGACTTAACTCCTTTGGCAATAACAACCAGGAAAACCAATCGAAGGACTTAGGATTTAACGCTCTTAACAGAAGCCATGTGGATATCCCATCTACCCCCTTGGGATTCAACTCCTTTGGCAACAACAGCCAGGAAAACCCATCAAAACCATTGGGACTTAACTCCTATGTAAATAATAGCCTAGACCTCCCATCAAAACCCTTGGGACTTAGCGCTCTTAGCAGTAGCCATATGGATCGCCCATGGAAACCCCTGGGACTTAACTCCTTTGGCACTAATAGCCAAGAAAACCCATCGAAGGACTTAGGATTTAGCTCCCTTACCAGCAGCCACATGGATCTCCCATCTAAACCCTTGGGATTCAACTCCTTTGGCAACAACAGCCAGGAAAACCCATCGAAGGACTTAGGATTTAGCGCTCTTAACAGAAGCCATGTGGATAGCCTATCAAGGCCACTGGGACTTAACTCCTATGGCAACAACAGCCAGGAAAACCCATCGAAGGACTTAGGATTTAGCGCTCTTAACAGAAGCCATGTGGATAGCCTATCAAGGCCACTGGGACTTAACTCCTATGGCAACAGCAACCAGGAGAACCCATCGAAAGACCTTGGATTTAGCGCTCTTAACAGTAGCCATATGGATCTCCCATGGAAACCCTTGGGATATAACTCCTTTGGCAATAACAGTCAGGAAAACCCATCGAAGGACTTTGGATTTAGCGCTATTAACAGAAGCCTCGTGGATCTTCCATCTAACCCCTTGGGGCTCACCCAATTGCATGATAGCCATGTGGACAACACCTCAAGACCACTAGGACTTAGCCATGGAATTCTTAGCAGTGGCGATAAGCTCAACAACGTAGACCAAGAAAGAGGCATCACGGAAAACACGAACACTTGGACATTATCAAGAGGAGTTAGCGAAAGCAACAATAACATTGAAGATGCACCACTTCATGTAGAATCCAACCAGGGTAACCTAGACAGTCACTCTTTTCCCGATGAGGATATGTGTAACagccaaaaagaagaaaatggcCACGAGAGTAATGTAAACAGTTGGCCACTCTCAAGAggatttttccatttcgccaACGAGAGCCGACCCCACGACAGCAGTGCCAGCAGGTTGAATAATATGGACGGGGAAATTTTGCAAGAGAGCCTTAACACCACGGAGTCCCTATCCATATGTGATAGGATAGACGTGGAAGAAAAGCAGGCGGCGGAGGATGCATTGGAGGGAGAGCCTGTGGAAGAAGAGCAGGCGGCGGTAGATGCATTGGAGGGAGAGTCTGTGAAAggacaaaaggaaaagttgGCCCTATTGGCAAGAGAAGCTGTGGAAGCACTTGCGGAAAGGAAGGCAAGGAAGGCAAGAAAGGAACAGGAAGCTCTATTGGCAAGAAAGGCACAGTTAGCAGTACTGGCAAGAGAGGCTGTGGAAGAACTTGCGGCAAAGAAGGAACGAAAGgcaagaaaggaaaaattggcCCTATTGGCAAGAGAGGCACAGTTAGCAGTACTGGCAAGAGAGGCACAGTTAGCAGTACTGGCAAGAGAGGCTGTGGAAGAACTTGCAAACAGGAAGGAACGAAAGgcaagaaaggaaaaattggcCTTATTGGCAAAAGAGGCTGTGGCAGAACTTGCGGCAAAGAAGGAACGAAAGGCAAGAAAAGAACAGGCAGCTGTATTGTCCATCGAGGCAGAAGCGCCGAAAGAAGCTAAGCTGTCCATCATGGAAAAGCCTGCTGCATTGGCAAAAGAAGAGGTCGCGGCTCATGCGgaaatgaaggaaaagaaggcaaAGGAAGAGGTGCTGGCTGAAGAAGCCAAGGTAGTGCCAGATGCTACTGCCGCTATCGTAGCAAAAACCAAGGGGAATAAGGAAGCAGGCACTaagaataggaaaaaaagaaccatggaaggagaagcagagaCACCACAAGAAAGCAGCAGCAGTGGTTCGGACGAGGTATCTCCATCTGCCAGAAAGGTCAGACGGAAATTGGTGCAAAAGCCAGCTACTGAGGACGAAGCAGCCAAAGTGGAGGAAGCAGCCAAGGTGGAGGAAGCAGCCAAGGTGGAGGAAGTAGccaaagtggaggaagaagccaagGTGGAGGAAGCAGCCAACGTTGAAGAAGCAGCCAAGGCTGAGGAAGAAGCCAAGGTGGAGGAAGCAGCCGAAGCCGCGGAAGAAGCCAACGTCGAGGAAGCAGCCGAAGCTGCGGAAGAACCAAAGGTCTCGGTACAAATCCAGTGCTACCTCCAGCGAACAAAATGTGACGGCAAAACATCTGCGACTGAGTCCTCTGAAAAGTCAGTGCGCTGTAAAAGGTTCCACAGCAAAATGGCAGGCGCGCTTGAGGATTGTAGCGACTGGCTcatcttcaaaaaaagggaaacgtgTAAAGGAATAGAAGTCGAGCTTTCAAAAGCCGCAAATGGGGTTAGCGGTGAATCCGACGAGAGAGAGGAAAGCAACGAAAGTGAGGAAAGAAAGGAAAGCAACGAGCGTAAGGAAAACGGCACGGTGTGCAACACGAACATTTCGGCGAATGGTAAAGAAGATAATAGCGCACAAAaggctgccccccccgcggatgAAACGTGTGccaaaaatggagaggcgCAAAACGTAAAAGTAACATGCCCCAGGAGGGCAACCAAGGATTCGATTGTACGCAAAAAGCATGTGGGACATTTTAACTTAAGCGTGGATAGAATCCGcatgaggaagaggaacatTGCCAATAAGAAGGCGTCTATACAAAAGGGGACTGCAGAAAGTGCAGTTAAAGAGCCAATGAGcaacgaaaaggaggaagaggcagaCGAAGTTACACCCGCTGTTGAAGCTGTTAACAAGGCCCCCTCAACCCAGAACACTCATATTTCTGCGCCTGCTCAGGATAAAGAAGCTGGCCAGCCCGAAGTCACGGCGGAAGCAGCCAAGCGACCACGCAGGGCGAAAGGAAGCAAACCAACGGCACACAAACATCCATACAGTAGAAGAAACTGCAACTTGAGCAAGGATAGAATATTTGGCAAGGCCAAGTATcagaaaaaatga